In a genomic window of Lycium ferocissimum isolate CSIRO_LF1 chromosome 9, AGI_CSIRO_Lferr_CH_V1, whole genome shotgun sequence:
- the LOC132030443 gene encoding bifunctional dTDP-4-dehydrorhamnose 3,5-epimerase/dTDP-4-dehydrorhamnose reductase, which yields MGFPSNGSSQDKPFKFLIYGRTGWIGGLLGKLCEAQGIEYVYGSGRLENRSSLESDLETVNPTHVFNAAGVTGRPNVDWCESHKVETIRTNVVGTLTLADVCREKGLILINYATGCIFEYDSGHPLGSGIGFKEEDTPNFTGSFYSKTKAMVEELLKNYDNVCTLRVRMPISADLTNPRNFITKITRYEKVVDIPNSMTILDELLPISLEMAKRNLTGIWNFTNPGVVSHNEILEMYRDYIDPSFTWKNFNLEEQAKVIVAPRSNNELDASKLKKEFPEMKSIKESLIENVFKPNRKTAAA from the exons ATGGGTTTCCCATCAAACGGTTCATCACAAGACAAACCATTCAAGTTCTTGATCTATGGTCGAACCGGTTGGATTGGTGGTTTACTTGGTAAACTCTGTGAAGCTCAAGGCATTGAATACGTATACGGGTCGGGTCGGTTAGAGAACCGGAGCTCATTAGAGTCCGACTTGGAAACCGTTAACCCGACCCATGTATTCAATGCAGCTGGTGTTACGGGTAGGCCAAATGTTGACTGGTGTGAATCCCATAAAGTGGAGACAATTAGAACTAATGTTGTCGGTACACTTACGCTTGCTGATGTTTGTAGAGAGAAAGGGTTGATCCTTATTAATTATGCTACTGGTTGTATTTTTGAATATGATTCGGGTCACCCCTTGGGGTCGGGTATCGGGTTTAAAGAAGAGGATACTCCTAATTTTACCGGATCTTTTTATTCCAAGACTAAAGCTATG GTGGAGGAATTGTTGAAAAACTACGACAATGTCTGTACCTTAAGAGTCAGAATGCCCATCTCCGCGGACTTGACCAACCCACGAAACTTCATCACCAAGATCACTCGATACGAGAAGGTAGTCGACATCCCAAACTCGATGACAATCTTGGATGAACTTCTCCCAATATCCCTTGAGATGGCAAAGAGAAACCTGACTGGCATATGGAACTTCACAAACCCTGGAGTTGTTAGCCATAATGAGATCCTGGAGATGTACCGTGACTATATCGACCCAAGCTTCACTTGGAAGAACTTCAACCTCGAGGAACAAGCAAAGGTCATTGTTGCTCCAAGGAGTAACAATGAGCTCGATGCTTCGAAATTGAAGAAGGAATTCCCTGAAATGAAGTCCATCAAGGAGTCCCTCATTGAGAATGTGTTCAAGCCAAATAGGAAGACAGCAGCAGCTTGA
- the LOC132030444 gene encoding transcription factor TCP9-like, translating to MSTFQEPDDECGTSELSNGVTDEKKVVFSALKQEPFDSDHQNLVPSMAATPRRSSTKDRHTKVEGRGRRIRIPATCAARIFQLTRELGHKSDGETVRWLLEHAEQAIIEATGTGTVPAIAVSVNGTLKIPTSNGEIDENNPVKRRRKSTNSEFVDVGSLNKSGANVSQFAPVTVAAAPTAPPQGLVPVWALSSGGMMVPSNAIWMIPATVPPAQLNVSDNNNNNNNNNVFQYPQLWTITPSVTPVFNLATRPISSFVAATATNINGPPPIMMAGPLGMKEEVVTTRGPKVGSNASSMAPASLSSSGDRNNKNNDVKTHMLRDFSLESYDRKELQFMSPSVNHQQEDQVTSSKP from the coding sequence ATGTCGACTTTTCAAGAACCAGATGATGAGTGTGGTACTTCAGAGCTTAGCAATGGAGTTACCGATGAGAAAAAAGTGGTATTTTCAGCTTTAAAACAAGAACCATTTGATTCTGATCATCAAAATTTGGTTCCGTCAATGGCAGCCACCCCACGGCGGTCTTCCACGAAAGACCGCCACACAAAAGTAGAGGGACGTGGCCGAAGGATCCGAATACCCGCCACGTGTGCGGCTCGGATCTTTCAGTTGACCCGAGAATTAGGTCACAAGTCTGATGGAGAAACTGTTAGGTGGTTGCTTGAACATGCAGAGCAAGCTATTATTGAAGCTACTGGAACCGGAACTGTCCCGGCGATAGCGGTTTCCGTTAACGGGACACTTAAAATTCCGACAAGTAATGGGGAGATTGACGAGAATAATCCTGTGAAACGTAGAAGGAAATCAACGAACTCGGAGTTCGTTGATGTGGGAAGTTTGAATAAAAGTGGAGCAAATGTTTCACAATTTGCTCCTGTGACCGTAGCTGCGGCCCCCACCGCTCCTCCGCAGGGATTAGTACCCGTGTGGGCATTGAGCAGTGGGGGTATGATGGTACCATCCAATGCCATTTGGATGATACCAGCTACGGTCCCACCAGCTCAATTAAACGTCAGtgataataacaacaacaacaataataataacgtCTTTCAGTATCCTCAGTTATGGACGATCACTCCTTCAGTGACACCTGTTTTTAATTTGGCCACAAGGCCGATATCATCTTTCGTGGCTGCAACAGCCACGAATATTAATGGTCCGCCACCAATAATGATGGCAGGACCGTTAGGTATGAAAGAGGAAGTGGTAACAACTAGGGGGCCTAAAGTTGGGTCGAACGCGTCTAGCATGGCCCCAGCTAGTTTAAGTTCTAGTGGAGATAGAAATAACAAGAATAATGACGTTAAAACTCATATGTTGAGAGATTTTTCACTTGAGAGTTATGATAGAAAAGAGTTACAGTTTATGAGTCCAAGTGTAAATC